Proteins encoded together in one Piliocolobus tephrosceles isolate RC106 chromosome 15, ASM277652v3, whole genome shotgun sequence window:
- the LOC111550545 gene encoding U1 small nuclear ribonucleoprotein C — protein MPKFYCDYCDTYLTHDSPSVRKTHCSGRKHKENVKDYYQKWMEEQAQSLIDKTTAAFQQGKIPPTPFSAPPPAGAMIPPPPSLPGPPRPGMMPAPHMGGPPMMPMMGPPPPGMMPVGPAPGMRPPMGGHMPMMPGPPMMRPPARPMMVPTRPGMTRPDR, from the coding sequence ATGCCCAAGTTTTATTGTGACTACTGCGATACATACCTCACCCATGACTCTCCATCTGTGAGAAAGACACACTGCAGTGGAAGGAAACACAAAGAGAATGTGAAAGACTATTATCAGAAATGGATGGAAGAGCAGGCTCAGAGCCTGATTGACAAAACAACGGCTGCATTTCAACAAGGAAAGATACCTCCTACTCCAttctctgctcctcctcctgcagGGGCGATGATACCACCTCCCCCCAGCCTTCCGGGTCCTCCTCGCCCTGGTATGATGCCAGCACCCCATATGGGGGGCCCTCCCATGATGCCAATGATGggccctcctcctcctgggatGATGCCAGTGGGACCTGCTCCTGGAATGAGGCCGCCCATGGGAGGCCACATGCCAATGATGCCTGGGCCCCCAATGATGAGACCTCCTGCCCGTCCCATGATGGTGCCCACTCGGCCCGGAATGACTCGACCAGACAGATAA